From Agromyces sp. SYSU T00194, a single genomic window includes:
- a CDS encoding methyltransferase family protein, which translates to MGDRRNLLVAAQFVLLALLLLPGGPLWGGPWVDVLAALLGALGGALAVGGVVALGRDLVPWVAPRTGAPLRTGGAYRLTRNPIYLGLLTGTLGWVLWRGRIELVVVWVLLAVVLVVKAHVEQRALLEAYGDAYREYARRTPLLLWGRGLRGRATR; encoded by the coding sequence ATGGGTGATCGCAGGAACCTGCTGGTCGCGGCCCAGTTCGTGCTGCTGGCCCTGCTCCTGCTGCCCGGCGGGCCGCTCTGGGGCGGGCCGTGGGTCGACGTGCTCGCCGCACTGCTCGGCGCACTGGGCGGTGCGCTCGCGGTCGGCGGCGTCGTGGCCCTCGGCCGGGACCTGGTGCCCTGGGTGGCGCCTCGCACGGGCGCCCCGCTGCGCACCGGCGGTGCGTACCGACTCACCCGCAACCCGATCTACCTCGGCCTCCTCACCGGCACGCTCGGGTGGGTGCTCTGGCGCGGGCGCATCGAGCTGGTCGTCGTGTGGGTGCTGCTCGCGGTGGTGCTCGTCGTGAAGGCGCACGTCGAGCAGCGCGCCCTGCTCGAAGCCTACGGCGACGCGTACCGGGAGTACGCGCGGCGCACCCCGCTGCTCCTCTGGGGGCGCGGACTCCGCGGTCGCGCCACGCGCTGA
- a CDS encoding DUF308 domain-containing protein, which translates to MTSPHDDDATRPLPPTTGAAGPDDPTGPVGPREPGGPAGPGGPAGPGDTPEPPTKASGLGIAALVIGIVAVVLAFWPIAWIAAIVLAVVGLVLGIIGLTRKDRKPGISTAGTVVSAAALVIAVIFGVLYANGALGGDTPEPTATPTESASPTPTASESPTPTPTPTQTVAEWADSTWGTFDAVDQSGTGDGTVTLPADATGGLVQASHSGDDAFQVTVLDSSGSATGDPLVDVEGDYDGTTAYGVSDASAAVTLQITATGDWQVTVSPMSGAPELPDSAGRDGDEVYLYGGDATTLSATHSGDDAEDPFVVRQQAQQAFSTSALIDVTGAFDGSAPLAAGPSVVTVQADEDWTLTLG; encoded by the coding sequence ATGACGAGCCCGCACGACGACGACGCCACCCGTCCGCTCCCGCCCACGACGGGCGCTGCGGGGCCGGACGATCCGACGGGACCGGTCGGCCCGCGCGAGCCCGGAGGCCCGGCAGGTCCCGGTGGCCCGGCCGGCCCCGGCGACACGCCGGAGCCGCCCACGAAGGCCAGCGGCCTCGGCATCGCCGCCCTCGTGATCGGCATCGTCGCCGTCGTGCTCGCGTTCTGGCCGATCGCGTGGATCGCCGCGATCGTGCTGGCCGTGGTCGGCCTCGTGCTCGGCATCATCGGCCTCACCCGGAAGGACCGGAAGCCCGGCATCTCGACCGCCGGCACCGTGGTCTCCGCCGCCGCGCTCGTGATCGCCGTCATCTTCGGCGTGCTGTACGCGAACGGCGCGCTGGGCGGCGACACCCCCGAGCCGACGGCCACGCCGACCGAGAGCGCCTCGCCCACCCCGACCGCGAGCGAGTCGCCGACCCCGACGCCCACGCCGACGCAGACCGTCGCCGAGTGGGCCGACTCGACGTGGGGCACGTTCGACGCGGTCGACCAGAGCGGCACCGGCGACGGCACCGTGACCCTGCCCGCCGACGCCACCGGCGGCCTCGTGCAGGCGAGCCACTCGGGCGACGACGCCTTCCAGGTCACCGTGCTCGACTCGTCGGGCTCGGCCACCGGCGACCCGCTCGTCGACGTCGAGGGCGACTACGACGGCACCACCGCGTACGGCGTGTCCGACGCATCCGCCGCCGTGACCCTGCAGATCACCGCCACCGGCGACTGGCAGGTCACGGTCTCGCCGATGTCGGGCGCGCCCGAACTGCCCGACTCGGCAGGGCGCGACGGCGACGAGGTGTACCTCTACGGCGGCGACGCCACCACGCTCTCGGCGACGCACTCGGGCGACGACGCGGAGGACCCGTTCGTCGTGCGCCAGCAGGCGCAGCAGGCCTTCTCGACCTCGGCGCTCATCGACGTGACGGGCGCGTTCGACGGCAGCGCGCCGCTGGCCGCGGGCCCGTCGGTCGTGACGGTGCAGGCCGACGAGGACTGGACGCTCACGCTCGGCTGA
- a CDS encoding DEAD/DEAH box helicase — translation MPTPPDPARAGGDWRSSLDALAGAVGDAPVATGAGLRELGLQFAPRHLLRRSSDQWQGPRDEPAGDAASVDRIAVRPVQRGARGGWAKGDLTWQNIAYKGEGAGIDPAQARWFAQFALLKGGNPGTYNPYGSAWITLDAYESPLLWALLDEAARLGIALAGSDAAPDVRLHAAARIVLDARQDATALTLGPALELDGVPGPLDGVRPVGDHGLVRCDLDAGRLDLAPLAAPLRAAERDLLDRRATITVPADEVPEFVRGHHPALARRLVITSGDGSFVPPEIPPATLVLDMRYADDGGLKLAWRWEHADGRAGPLDAPDDDFADPAREREGEVLGAVDVVLSRSAAGRLALATGSSGIADATDRGGLEPAIILRGDDAAAFDLEVLPDLAPIAGLRVERRGDPAAVREVTEPPHLAVTLVESHRADWFDLGLVVTVAGRKVPLMPLFRALSLGRKRLRLPDRTYLRLDQPVLDELRELIDEAGTLAEWETGLRVPASRLSLVADFEDLAHEAAPAVAWRELVRGLADGAVEPLPQPEGVALPLRPYQLDGFRWLAFLHRHRIGGVLADDMGLGKTAQALALIAHSTDEPGRTPPGTDTAPRRPWLVVAPTSVASNWVAEAARFTPGLAVAAVTATERRRGATLAGAAAGADLVVTTYAVLRRDAAAFAALEWGGVVLDEAQFVKNAATKTHRAAADLRTPFVLAATGTPIENDLSELWAILRLVAPGLFPSRRAFDERYRRPIEQDGNAERSETLRRRIRPLVLRRTKEQVAPELPPKQEQVLQVALEPAHRRLYDVTLQRERQKLLGLIDDLDRQRFIVYRSLTLLRMLALDATLVDAEAHAGMRSAKLDALFEQLADVLAEGHRALVFSQFTSFLDRVTARLRAEGVPFARLDGSLSSAARDAAIARFRSGEASVFCISLKAGGFGLNLTEADYVFLLDPWWNPASEAQAIDRAHRIGQDRQVMVYRLVAEDTIEDKVMALKARKGELVASILDGAEADASGEHRAGASVDHAALTADDLRGLLDG, via the coding sequence ATGCCCACGCCGCCCGATCCCGCCCGCGCGGGCGGCGACTGGCGGTCGTCGCTCGACGCCCTCGCCGGAGCGGTCGGCGATGCGCCCGTCGCGACGGGCGCGGGCCTGCGCGAGCTGGGCCTGCAGTTCGCGCCGCGGCACCTGTTGCGCCGGTCGAGCGACCAGTGGCAGGGTCCCCGCGACGAGCCGGCCGGTGACGCGGCATCCGTCGATCGCATCGCCGTGCGACCCGTGCAGCGCGGGGCCCGCGGCGGCTGGGCCAAGGGCGACCTGACCTGGCAGAACATCGCGTACAAGGGCGAGGGGGCGGGCATCGACCCGGCCCAGGCGCGCTGGTTCGCGCAGTTCGCCCTGCTGAAGGGCGGCAACCCCGGCACCTACAACCCGTACGGCTCGGCGTGGATCACGCTCGACGCCTACGAGAGTCCGCTCCTCTGGGCGCTGCTCGACGAGGCGGCGCGCCTCGGCATCGCGCTCGCCGGGTCGGATGCCGCGCCCGACGTGCGGCTGCACGCGGCTGCGCGCATCGTGCTCGACGCCCGGCAGGACGCGACGGCCCTGACGCTCGGGCCCGCGCTCGAGCTCGACGGCGTGCCGGGTCCGCTCGACGGCGTGCGCCCGGTCGGCGACCACGGCCTGGTGCGCTGCGACCTCGACGCCGGCAGGCTCGACCTCGCGCCGCTCGCGGCACCCCTCCGCGCGGCCGAGCGCGACCTGCTCGACCGCCGCGCCACCATCACGGTGCCGGCCGACGAGGTGCCCGAGTTCGTGCGCGGCCACCATCCCGCGCTCGCCCGCAGGCTCGTGATCACCAGCGGCGACGGCAGCTTCGTGCCGCCCGAGATCCCGCCCGCGACCCTCGTGCTCGACATGCGCTACGCCGACGACGGCGGGCTGAAGCTCGCCTGGCGATGGGAGCACGCCGACGGTCGCGCCGGCCCCCTCGACGCGCCCGACGACGACTTCGCCGACCCGGCGCGCGAGCGCGAGGGCGAGGTGCTCGGCGCGGTCGACGTCGTACTGAGCCGTTCCGCGGCGGGGCGCCTGGCGCTCGCGACCGGGTCGTCGGGCATCGCCGACGCGACCGATCGCGGGGGCCTCGAGCCCGCGATCATCCTGCGCGGCGACGATGCGGCCGCGTTCGACCTCGAGGTGCTGCCCGACCTCGCGCCGATCGCGGGGCTCCGCGTCGAGCGCCGCGGCGACCCCGCGGCCGTGCGCGAGGTGACGGAACCCCCGCACCTGGCCGTCACGCTGGTCGAGTCCCACAGGGCCGACTGGTTCGACCTCGGCCTCGTCGTCACGGTGGCGGGGCGGAAGGTGCCGCTCATGCCGCTCTTCCGGGCGCTGTCGCTCGGACGGAAGCGCCTGCGCCTGCCCGATCGCACGTACCTGCGGCTCGACCAGCCCGTGCTCGACGAGTTGCGCGAGCTCATCGACGAGGCCGGCACGCTCGCCGAGTGGGAGACCGGCCTGCGGGTGCCGGCCAGCCGGCTGAGCCTCGTCGCCGACTTCGAGGACCTCGCGCACGAGGCGGCGCCCGCGGTCGCCTGGCGCGAGCTCGTGCGCGGGCTCGCCGACGGCGCCGTCGAGCCGCTGCCCCAGCCCGAGGGCGTCGCGCTGCCGCTGCGGCCGTACCAGCTCGACGGGTTCCGCTGGCTCGCGTTCCTCCACCGGCATCGCATCGGCGGGGTGCTCGCCGACGACATGGGGCTCGGCAAGACCGCCCAGGCACTGGCGCTCATCGCGCACTCGACCGACGAGCCCGGTCGCACGCCACCCGGTACGGATACGGCGCCCCGCCGCCCCTGGCTCGTCGTCGCGCCCACGTCGGTCGCGTCGAACTGGGTCGCCGAGGCGGCGCGCTTCACGCCCGGCCTCGCCGTCGCCGCCGTCACCGCGACCGAGCGGCGACGCGGCGCGACCCTCGCCGGTGCGGCGGCAGGCGCCGACCTGGTCGTCACGACCTACGCCGTGCTCCGTCGCGACGCCGCCGCGTTCGCGGCGCTCGAGTGGGGCGGCGTCGTGCTCGACGAGGCGCAGTTCGTCAAGAACGCGGCGACGAAGACCCACCGCGCCGCCGCCGACCTGCGCACGCCGTTCGTGCTCGCGGCCACCGGCACGCCGATCGAGAACGACCTCTCCGAGCTCTGGGCGATCCTGCGGCTGGTCGCGCCCGGCCTGTTCCCGTCGCGGCGCGCGTTCGACGAGCGCTACCGCCGGCCGATCGAGCAGGACGGCAACGCCGAGCGGAGCGAGACGCTGCGCCGCCGCATCCGTCCGCTCGTGCTCCGCCGCACGAAGGAGCAGGTCGCGCCCGAGCTGCCGCCGAAGCAGGAGCAGGTGCTGCAGGTCGCCCTCGAGCCCGCGCACCGGCGGCTCTACGACGTCACGCTGCAGCGGGAGCGCCAGAAGCTGCTCGGCCTGATCGACGACCTCGACCGCCAGCGGTTCATCGTCTACCGCTCGCTCACCCTGCTGCGCATGCTCGCGCTCGACGCGACCCTGGTCGACGCCGAGGCCCACGCCGGCATGCGCTCGGCGAAGCTCGACGCGCTGTTCGAGCAGCTCGCCGACGTGCTGGCCGAGGGGCACCGCGCGCTCGTCTTCAGCCAGTTCACGTCGTTCCTCGACCGGGTGACCGCGCGCCTGCGCGCCGAGGGCGTGCCCTTCGCGCGGCTCGACGGATCGCTCTCGTCCGCGGCGCGCGACGCGGCGATCGCGCGGTTCCGCTCGGGCGAGGCATCCGTTTTCTGCATCTCGCTGAAGGCCGGCGGGTTCGGGCTGAACCTCACCGAGGCCGATTACGTGTTCCTGCTCGACCCGTGGTGGAATCCGGCCAGCGAGGCGCAGGCGATCGACCGCGCGCACCGCATCGGCCAGGACCGGCAGGTCATGGTCTACCGGCTCGTCGCCGAGGACACCATCGAGGACAAGGTCATGGCGCTGAAGGCGCGCAAGGGCGAGCTGGTCGCGTCGATCCTCGACGGCGCCGAGGCGGATGCCTCGGGCGAGCACCGCGCCGGGGCATCCGTCGACCATGCCGCCCTCACCGCCGACGACCTGCGGGGCCTGCTCGACGGCTGA
- a CDS encoding FAD-dependent oxidoreductase — MAKPVILAVDDEPQVLNAIARDLQARYRRDYRVAQASSGQEALEAVQEYQRRGTPIALFVVDQRMPGMTGTEFLAKALVHAPQARRVLLTAYADTDAAITSINAINLDYYLLKPWDPPEERLYPVLDDLLDDWRASAAIPYDGIRVVGTRWSPGSHAVKDLLARSQTPYEWLDVEKNEGARAMVEALGDGHAKLPVVLLPDGLVLVDPDLHELAEKVGIRAPALQPFYDLIVIGAGPAGLAAAVYGASEGLRTAVVEREVPGGQAGTSSRIENYLGFPNGISGADLARRAATQAKRLGAEILSAQEVTRVRVDGSYKVVTLDDGSELRCQALLVATGVEVRRLGVPGEERLLGGSVYYGAAASEAVSYTGCRVVVVGGANSAGQGAMYLSRFAAEVTILVRGESLAASMSQYLIDQIEATANITVRPHSEVASLSGDDRLTSVAVHDRATDATVELPADAMFAFIGAVPGSDVVRDIVEVNEQGFVLTGQDLLGDHRRPRGWTLPRDPMILETSVPGIFAAGDVRHDVVRRVASAVGQGAVAVSLVHKYLETV, encoded by the coding sequence ATGGCCAAGCCCGTGATCCTCGCCGTCGACGACGAGCCCCAGGTGCTGAACGCGATCGCCCGCGACCTGCAGGCGCGGTACCGGCGCGACTACCGCGTCGCGCAGGCCTCGTCGGGCCAGGAGGCGCTGGAGGCCGTGCAGGAGTACCAGCGCCGTGGCACGCCGATCGCGCTGTTCGTGGTCGACCAGCGCATGCCCGGCATGACCGGAACCGAGTTCCTCGCGAAGGCGCTCGTGCACGCGCCCCAGGCCCGTCGCGTGCTGCTCACCGCGTACGCCGACACCGACGCGGCGATCACGAGCATCAACGCGATCAACCTCGACTACTACCTGCTGAAGCCGTGGGACCCGCCCGAGGAGCGGCTCTACCCGGTGCTCGACGACCTGCTCGACGACTGGCGGGCGAGCGCGGCGATCCCGTACGACGGCATCCGCGTGGTGGGCACGCGCTGGTCGCCGGGCTCGCACGCCGTGAAGGACCTGCTCGCCCGCAGCCAGACGCCGTACGAGTGGCTCGATGTCGAGAAGAACGAGGGCGCGCGGGCGATGGTCGAGGCGCTCGGCGACGGCCACGCGAAGCTGCCGGTCGTCCTGCTGCCCGACGGCCTGGTGCTCGTCGACCCCGACCTGCACGAGCTGGCCGAGAAGGTCGGCATCCGCGCGCCGGCGCTCCAGCCGTTCTACGACCTGATCGTGATCGGGGCGGGGCCCGCCGGGCTGGCGGCGGCGGTCTACGGGGCATCCGAGGGCCTGCGCACCGCGGTGGTCGAGCGCGAGGTGCCGGGCGGCCAGGCCGGCACCAGTTCGCGCATCGAGAACTACCTCGGCTTCCCGAACGGCATCTCGGGCGCCGACCTCGCCCGCCGAGCGGCGACGCAGGCCAAGCGCCTCGGCGCCGAGATCCTCTCCGCGCAGGAGGTCACGCGGGTGCGCGTCGACGGCTCGTACAAGGTCGTGACGCTCGACGACGGCAGCGAACTGCGCTGCCAGGCGCTGCTGGTTGCGACCGGTGTCGAGGTGCGCCGGCTCGGCGTGCCGGGGGAGGAGCGGCTGCTCGGCGGCTCGGTCTACTACGGCGCCGCGGCGTCCGAGGCCGTGAGCTACACCGGATGCCGCGTGGTCGTCGTGGGCGGCGCGAACTCGGCGGGCCAGGGGGCGATGTACCTGTCGCGGTTCGCCGCCGAGGTGACCATCCTCGTGCGCGGCGAGTCGCTGGCCGCGAGCATGTCGCAGTACCTCATCGACCAGATCGAGGCGACCGCGAACATCACGGTGCGCCCGCACAGCGAGGTCGCCTCCCTGTCCGGCGACGACCGCCTGACCTCGGTCGCGGTGCACGACCGGGCGACGGATGCCACGGTGGAGCTGCCCGCCGACGCGATGTTCGCGTTCATCGGGGCGGTGCCCGGCAGCGACGTGGTGCGCGACATCGTCGAGGTCAACGAGCAGGGGTTCGTGCTCACCGGCCAGGACCTCCTCGGCGACCACCGACGACCGCGCGGCTGGACGCTGCCGCGCGACCCGATGATCCTCGAGACGAGCGTGCCGGGCATCTTCGCCGCGGGCGACGTGCGCCACGACGTGGTGCGCCGGGTCGCCTCCGCGGTGGGCCAGGGTGCGGTCGCGGTGAGCCTCGTGCACAAGTACCTCGAGACGGTCTGA
- a CDS encoding PAS domain S-box protein: MPDRGLILIVSDDAGVIGQLSVVLGEDQYQVVATDGEREHLRQVLARHPDLIVVDAALEETDPFTLVTEHRRTEEVRDIPVIFVAGDADVESRVRGLEVGDDLITTPFDALEVLARIERQVTVSKVRMALRESEAKFRSVMESAIDAIISADSTGIIRSWNSAARALFGHTEDEAIGQRLEMIIPERFHEGHRTGIARVTGGGPTHVIGTTVELAAIRADGSEFPVELSLATWFLDEDRYYTGIIRDISERKQAEQKFRSVTESAIDAIISADHVGNIVSWNSAATHILGYTEEEAVGQRLELIIPPEYHELHRAGMARFTETGEAHVIGTTVELAARTKAGVQIPIELSLSTWTVRDDRYYTGIIRDIAERKAAEEALKRSEQELREKGEELRGKNDALQETLEQISTMQDQLILQEKMASLGKLSAGMAHELNNPASSAQRGAAQAMAVFAKLQDAQLELGRLGLYDSQIDKLSELDHLAEAGAREPAQLSAVERGDREDEFEDWLDDLGAKSVGDLAPALVALGLTSRQLDELCGSFSREELAVVVEWLGLKYLIYNLLSEIAIGTHRIVELVKAMKTYTYMDQAPVQDVDVRHGLDNTLIILHNKLKGGVQVVKEYDEQLPTIQAYASELNQVWTNLIDNAIDAMGGQGTLIVRARRSGDCVEVQFEDDGPGIPDEVVSKVFDPFFTTKPPGQGTGLGLNISRNIIVKKHGGQFTVASRPGRTCFTVRLPLDVDPTADQSAAPAEA, translated from the coding sequence GTGCCCGATCGCGGTCTCATCCTGATCGTCTCCGACGACGCCGGGGTCATCGGCCAGCTGAGCGTGGTGCTCGGCGAGGACCAGTACCAGGTCGTCGCCACCGACGGCGAGCGGGAGCACCTGCGCCAGGTGCTCGCGCGGCATCCGGACCTCATCGTGGTCGACGCCGCGCTCGAGGAGACCGACCCGTTCACGCTCGTGACCGAGCACCGGCGCACGGAGGAGGTCCGGGACATCCCCGTGATCTTCGTCGCCGGCGACGCCGACGTGGAGTCGCGCGTGCGCGGCCTCGAGGTCGGCGACGACCTCATCACGACCCCGTTCGACGCGCTCGAGGTGCTGGCGCGCATCGAGCGCCAGGTCACGGTCTCGAAGGTGCGCATGGCGCTGCGGGAGTCGGAGGCGAAGTTCCGCTCGGTCATGGAGTCGGCGATCGACGCCATCATCTCGGCCGACTCGACCGGCATCATCCGCAGCTGGAACAGCGCGGCCCGTGCCCTCTTCGGCCACACCGAGGACGAGGCGATCGGACAGCGGCTCGAGATGATCATCCCCGAGCGCTTCCACGAGGGGCACCGCACGGGCATCGCGCGCGTGACCGGCGGCGGGCCGACCCACGTGATCGGCACGACGGTCGAGCTCGCGGCGATCCGTGCCGACGGCAGCGAGTTCCCCGTCGAACTGTCGCTCGCGACCTGGTTCCTCGACGAGGACCGCTACTACACGGGCATCATCCGCGACATCAGCGAGCGCAAGCAGGCCGAGCAGAAGTTCCGGTCGGTCACCGAGTCGGCCATCGACGCCATCATCTCGGCCGATCACGTGGGCAACATCGTGTCGTGGAACTCGGCAGCGACCCACATCCTCGGCTACACCGAGGAGGAGGCCGTCGGGCAGCGGCTGGAGCTGATCATCCCGCCCGAGTACCACGAGCTGCACCGGGCCGGCATGGCGCGCTTCACCGAGACCGGCGAGGCGCACGTGATCGGTACCACCGTCGAGCTCGCCGCGCGCACGAAGGCGGGCGTGCAGATCCCGATCGAGCTGTCGCTGTCGACCTGGACGGTGCGCGACGACCGCTACTACACGGGCATCATCCGCGACATCGCCGAGCGCAAGGCGGCGGAGGAGGCGCTGAAGCGCAGCGAGCAGGAGCTCCGCGAGAAGGGCGAGGAGCTGCGCGGCAAGAACGATGCGCTGCAGGAGACGCTCGAGCAGATCAGCACGATGCAGGACCAGCTCATCCTGCAGGAGAAGATGGCCTCGCTCGGCAAGCTGAGCGCCGGCATGGCGCACGAGCTGAACAACCCGGCGTCATCGGCGCAGCGCGGCGCCGCCCAGGCGATGGCGGTGTTCGCGAAGCTCCAGGACGCGCAGCTGGAGCTCGGGCGGCTCGGGCTCTACGACAGCCAGATCGACAAGCTGAGCGAGCTCGACCACCTGGCCGAGGCCGGTGCGCGCGAGCCGGCCCAGCTCTCCGCGGTCGAGCGCGGCGACCGCGAGGACGAGTTCGAGGACTGGCTCGACGACCTCGGTGCGAAGTCGGTCGGCGACCTCGCCCCCGCACTCGTCGCGCTCGGGCTCACGAGCCGCCAGCTCGACGAGCTCTGCGGCTCCTTCTCGCGCGAGGAGCTCGCGGTCGTCGTCGAGTGGCTCGGCCTGAAGTACCTGATCTACAACCTGCTGTCGGAGATCGCGATCGGCACCCATCGCATCGTCGAGCTCGTGAAGGCCATGAAGACCTACACCTACATGGACCAGGCACCGGTGCAGGACGTCGACGTGCGCCACGGCCTCGACAACACGCTGATCATCCTGCACAACAAGCTCAAGGGCGGGGTGCAGGTGGTCAAGGAGTACGACGAGCAGCTGCCGACCATCCAGGCGTATGCGAGCGAGCTCAACCAGGTCTGGACGAACCTCATCGACAACGCGATCGACGCGATGGGCGGGCAGGGCACGCTCATCGTGCGCGCCCGGCGCTCGGGCGACTGCGTCGAGGTGCAGTTCGAGGACGACGGCCCGGGCATCCCCGACGAGGTGGTGTCGAAGGTCTTCGACCCGTTCTTCACGACCAAGCCCCCGGGTCAGGGCACCGGGCTCGGCCTGAACATCTCGCGCAACATCATCGTGAAGAAGCACGGCGGCCAGTTCACCGTCGCCTCGCGCCCCGGCCGCACCTGCTTCACGGTGCGCCTGCCGCTCGACGTCGACCCGACGGCCGACCAGTCGGCCGCCCCCGCGGAGGCGTGA
- a CDS encoding L-rhamnose mutarotase, which translates to MTSTTMRVALHSTVRDGYRAAHATIPEDLVDTFARVGIREWTIWGSGDRMFHLVECDDWDAAMAALDGDPANARWQAEIGPFVELYRDGAGEPGFVPLDEVWDLGRQRAARAAGQA; encoded by the coding sequence ATGACGTCAACGACGATGCGAGTCGCCCTCCACTCGACGGTGCGCGACGGCTACCGCGCCGCACACGCCACGATCCCCGAGGACCTGGTGGACACGTTCGCCCGCGTGGGGATCCGGGAGTGGACCATCTGGGGCTCGGGCGACCGCATGTTCCACCTCGTCGAGTGCGACGACTGGGACGCCGCGATGGCCGCGCTCGACGGCGACCCGGCGAACGCGCGCTGGCAGGCCGAGATCGGCCCGTTCGTGGAGCTCTACCGCGACGGGGCAGGCGAGCCGGGCTTCGTGCCGCTCGACGAGGTCTGGGACCTCGGTCGCCAGCGCGCCGCGCGCGCCGCGGGGCAGGCGTGA
- a CDS encoding amidohydrolase family protein: protein MSGASGAPSGLIDAHVHVWDPALHRYDWLDGLEIHRRMPPADVDRADGATTGMVFVQAGAARQDALAEARWVAAADWPELVAIVADADLLAPPDALGAHLDALAAVPKVVGVRDNLQDEPVEAFPDRAAGLAELGRRGLTFDACIRHGQLPALVDLLAAAPETTVVLDHLGKPPIDAGIDSPEGRAWSAGIGRLAERPRTFAKLSGLTAETADADAFARHADAFIDRVLDAFGPERTMVGSDWPVSATFGVGGPFADWVARVRTRVGAGDWAHVATGSAGRAYLGGA, encoded by the coding sequence GTGAGCGGGGCATCCGGCGCCCCCTCGGGGCTGATCGACGCGCACGTCCACGTGTGGGACCCCGCCCTGCACCGCTACGACTGGCTCGACGGCCTGGAGATCCACCGTCGGATGCCGCCGGCCGACGTCGACCGCGCCGACGGCGCCACGACGGGCATGGTCTTCGTGCAGGCGGGCGCCGCGCGCCAGGACGCCCTCGCAGAGGCGCGCTGGGTCGCGGCCGCCGACTGGCCCGAGCTCGTCGCGATCGTCGCCGACGCCGACCTGCTCGCTCCGCCGGACGCCCTCGGCGCGCACCTCGACGCGCTCGCCGCGGTGCCGAAGGTCGTGGGCGTCCGGGACAACCTGCAGGACGAGCCCGTCGAGGCCTTCCCCGACCGTGCGGCCGGCCTGGCCGAGCTCGGCCGGCGCGGGCTCACGTTCGACGCCTGCATCCGCCACGGCCAGCTGCCCGCGCTCGTCGACCTGCTCGCCGCCGCCCCGGAGACGACGGTCGTGCTCGACCACCTCGGCAAGCCGCCGATCGATGCGGGCATCGACTCGCCCGAGGGACGCGCCTGGTCGGCCGGGATCGGCCGGCTCGCCGAGCGGCCGCGCACCTTCGCGAAGCTCTCGGGCCTGACCGCCGAGACGGCCGACGCCGACGCCTTCGCTCGGCACGCCGACGCGTTCATCGACCGCGTGCTCGACGCGTTCGGCCCCGAGCGCACCATGGTGGGCAGCGACTGGCCCGTGAGCGCCACCTTCGGCGTCGGCGGCCCGTTCGCCGACTGGGTCGCGCGGGTGCGCACACGCGTCGGCGCGGGCGACTGGGCGCACGTCGCGACGGGCAGCGCGGGCCGCGCCTACCTCGGCGGCGCCTGA